In Glycine max cultivar Williams 82 chromosome 10, Glycine_max_v4.0, whole genome shotgun sequence, the DNA window GCATATTGCTgctttatttcaataaatatcaTTGTTGGAGATATAAACCAGAATTGAGCCTCAATCTGACAGGTTAAGCACTTAGGTTGAATTGAATTGATCCTTACATGATATTAAAGAGTCTGACCAGGTTGAAGTGACCAGATATCCTAGCAACTCTCAATATTtacaatttgtaattaaatttcagaactaagtaTACCTATGCATTAACCACACTTCAAGACCAAGAGGCAATATATGAAGAAGATCTACAACATAAGATGAACAATGCTTGAGCTACTCTAGAAAAGTTACCAATTCTCTCCTTTACAAGCCCAATTCACTAGAAGAAAGTATGGGAAGAACAACACAAGGGAAGAACTTGTTTCAATATTACAAGCAATGTTaggaaaaatataagaaatgcGATTTCTTTTCAAACTGTTACTTACAGAAAATCAATTAGGAAACCAACTCACATATCAGGACCATGGTTATCAAATCGAGATCAAATCATGAATCAGAAAAGCTATTTTACGAATCGTGAATCAAATCGTATTATGAATCGTAAGATACATGATCAATAAAATACAACATTTTTATGTAAACATCAGTgacaatgcaaaaaaaaaaaaaaaacctaatatATGATATATTCAAGTCATAaatcaaaagaacaaaaaatagtaaCTGCCCAAAGTATTCAAACCCTACAAAAGTAGGACCAATAGGTAGAAATAAGTCTTGTACCTCAAAAAAGAACATAACAAATAAGAgatgagaaattaaaagaatagaAGCCATAaagattacaaaaaaataataagagagcGGAAATTATAAGCTACAAGAAATAGACTCATGAGACCACAATAAAAAGTAACCATCACAAGAAGACAAAAggcaattaaaaattacaaaaagcaTAAGCTGTTGAGTGGCACATCGACTTGCACAGTCACACTTCTCTTCTCACTATGAAATTGGTTGAAGCATAATAACAGAGCCTCTCATTTGAATATAagggaaaaaatagataattgaaaataaaaactaagaaTTGAAATTTTAGTTTGAGCGCACATGCGAAACTGAAAACGGCAGTTTCCTTCTTTTTCCTGAAAAAAAATATCTGAAATGCTTTTTCCAGAGTTGGATCCCGCATACCCAACAGGATTGTTATTGCGACCCGCATTTTTGGATCATAGGAGACAGCTTCAAAAGCAATTCATGCGATACGGAGATCGATTCAAGCTTAAAAACAATTCATGCTACAATTTGTATCGCTGGACATGGTTTTTGTTTCGAACGGGGATACAAATTGTAAGATACTAATAACTATGATCAGGACAGAGCTTTAAGCAAAAAATTGtgataagaaacaaaaatatcctttttattgcaaaaaacatttatgaaaaaatgaGTTTCATACACAGTATTGTAGTGAATATGAAATTGAATAATGATGATACAAAGAAAATCtatgaattaaatttgaaattgatgaCTTCCAAATCAAGGTTGTGCAGATCCAAGCCACAAGGAGCAAAGTTAGCATGTGCATTAAGTGAAGCAAGGTACATGTTTCAAGGAACATACAATTCAAGTTTAGACAGTATTCTTGTTGCTAAATACATGGATTTGATCTCAAACATAGATTAAAGCCTAATTCACAatcattcaaaatcaaaaacatGGATTTGATCTCAAACATAGATCTTGTCctcttaatttttcttctctttctaataAATTAAGGCGGAGACAAAAGAGAGTAATAGTTACTGTTCACCACCCAAACTGTTTGAGCCGCTAATAGTTCAAACAGCTCATTCAATTTACAGCAAATTTCCAGCTTTTTCAACAATTTGAATTTAGATTTAAaggtttataattatataacctACCAGATCACCAAGCAGGGTGACCAGTTACAGGTCGAACCAGCCAGCACAGTCAGGTTTCAAAACTCTTACATAAACATGGATAGCACACTAACAAAATCAACAAATGGACAATGGATATTCCTTTGTATGGAAATATGATACTGACCAGGATATGAAAATGGAGAATTCATGGACTGTGCATAATGAGGATCTTCAGATAACTTTGAAACAATTAATTCAATTGCACGCATCTGTTCATCAAAAGATCCTGTCAGCGTCACTAGCCTATCATTCTGTCCATAGTAATTATTATCTTGAGGAGATATCTTTATGCCAGCCTGAGAGTCTTCAATGAATGACCTGTTCAATGGCAAAAAAATGTATAAGCTAAGCTTTTTATCTCCATCTATGATTATGAATAACATTAAAGCATAGAGAAAGGATCCTGCAATGAAAATAATAGTTGACCTAACAATAGGCAACAGCATTCTTTTTTTAGCAGGAGGGGAAATAAAAGCTCAGGCACAAATAAACCAGCATCCATACAGGAAATATAACCCATTGAAGTCAATGCATACCAGAACAGAAATTGAAAAAGACAAGCACCAAAGACTACTTATATCAGTACACATTTCATAAACATGGCAAAACAGTTAGGCCGTACAACTTGACAAAGAAGAGTAATGGTACCTAATGGTAGCACCTCCCTTGCCAATTATTCCACCACATGAACCATTAGGAACAACGAGTCTCACTTTTGTCTTTGGCTCAGCATCATTGTCATCCTCACTATGAAGCTAATCAGATAGCAAATTAAGTTCAGAAGCATGTAAGACATATGTTCTTccaataactaattaaattaatgtcatAGAGATTACCTCACTGAGCAACTTAGAAAGGATAAGTTCTACAGCCCTCTGTATTTCATTTATTGCGCCAGATACCATGATAATCCTATCAGTAGTTCCAGGAAAGAATTCATGATTACGTGACAACTGGATTCGTGCTCCAGATTGTGACTGAAAATCAGTGATAGTTGAACCGCCCTTTCCAATAACTGAACCAGCCGCAGAGTTTGATACTAGAAACCTAATGTATGTTGGCTTCTCCTCAGAATCTgaaagaaataaacataaaattagtaACAAAGAATTAAGTTAAAACTTTTGCGTACAAATGGATGcagttcagaaaaaaaatataattcaaatattagaaaatgagagtaaaaataaaacacaaatcaGTCTAGCATTGAAGTTtcttgttggaaaaaaaatttattacataaaTTCACGTAAGCATTTTAAAAGTCAAAccattatattttttctgtgaatatactttttttataggCAAAGGTAATTTTTCAGTGAATATACTTTTGTACCCACAAAACAGAACAGATGCAGAGTATACATATTTCATACTTATTTTACTAAGCAGAAAAGTAACAGTCTTAAGTTACTCATACAAAGGTGAGAAAATTCCTTAGTCTCGCACTCTCTCAGTAACATAAGAGTTggcaataatttaaattttctaacaTCACAACTCACATAAGCATTCAATAACATAATTCTcttctcaaaattttatattgaaaaacaATTTGCCTCGGCAAATAAAAGGATGTTCCGTGCTTCCCTACGACCACTATGAAAATCATGATAAGTCTGAtcagcaaatgaaaatattaagagaaagctggaaaaaaaaaaaacgggaAGAAATGAAGCCTTCACGCATAAGGCCATAAACTCAGAAACCAAAAAGTCCCTTGAGAGGCAGAACGACTTCATTATACGAAGCTAACCTACAACAATATAAAGTTACTCATTTTATGTTAAACCACAATTGTTCCCTTCGAGTTTAGTATGGTATCCAAATAAAAACAGGGGAGAAAAGTTCTagaataagattttaaaaaaaaaaacatacgaGTGATTAGACAAACTTGATTCTGAAATTTTCTCCCCCGATACCAAACTGAATCTTCACAACAATATAAGGTTACCCATTTTATGTTAAACCAAAATTGCTCCCTTCGAGTTTAGTGTggtatacaaataaaataaaataaaacagagGAGAAAAATTCTAGaatgagattttaaaaaataaatcttaagaCAAACTCGATTCAGAATTCTTTTCCCCAGATACCAAACTGAATCTTCGGAACTTTTATGTCGAGGACAACAGCCAAAGCGAAGTTTCAGATGACGTAATTGCGTGCAGCAGAATATGCCCCAAATTTATTGAAACAGAAATAACTCCAACCTTTCTCCAATTTAAATTGCATTCTAAAAAGTTCCGTTAGCTTCTTCAAtgacatacaaaaaaaaaagacaaaaaaaaaaaagtattcccACTAAGTTGCTTGATATctacaaaaattgaaaaccgaagaaaagaataaagtcGGCACAATTACTTCACTCCGAAATCATAATAATTgcaatcattcaattactaaAACAGAAGTTAAAATAAACAGCTTAAACCACGAAAAAAAACGCATCCACACACGAAACAGGACACAATAACACTCCtactttcattattttcatttcagaaaaagaaaacgaaTCTAAATCTAGCGAGAAACAGCATTGAAGCTCCAATGTTAAGAATTAGGGTTGGGAATGAAGGGCGTTGACCGCGGAATAGCGTCACCGACATTCAGTCCCCTAACCAACATTACTGTGCGAAGCAGAGAGCATGGTTAAGCGAAACGAAAAAACGAAAGCgtaagagagagaaaacagaTCGGATCGAATCAGATATACCTAGCGAAGGCGATTTCGGAGGAGGCGATGCAGCGTGCTTCCTCGGTCCCTCGGGAGAAGACACGTATGAAGATTCTGTGGACTCCATTCTtcttcagcttcttcttcttctacaacAACCACAACAATGAAAacctctttctccttcttcgagaaattatttatttattataaggaTGAGTGATTCAGAGAGAGAGCGAGAACACGGAGGGCGAGAGGAGTTTCATGTGAACGAGGCAACGTGAGGATTGTGAATTGAGGGAGTGGAGAGTGAGGGAGTGGTGGTGGAGGcggagagaagagaagaaggtgAAGCAGTTCTGCTACATATCCAACGTGAcctttgtctctctctctctctgcgtTGTTGTgttgcgtgtgtgtgtgtgtgtgtgtgacgtGTCAGTGTGCGTGTTGTGAGGTGTGAGTCGGtgtgactctctctctctctcgtttCGCATCTTGTATTTTATTCAAGATTAACCGCGCAtaagaatattattattttcttcacaCACAGCCTAACCTTGCTGTCCATGATTAGACTGTagctatcatttttaattattaattatttaccattaaaaatatgtttgaaaaatatttcatcacattaattattttgacaaaattttcttatttgactaaaataattttaatcaccCTCACCAACCAAAAATTAGAATctgacaagaaaaaaataattttatacaaataattaaatatttagaaagaTAATAATGtgaccaaattaattttattcaaagatattaatAAATGATAGGGGAAAATATCAATAAGTTCATGAATAGATTTTGAAAATTGATATATCAATCatattgaatataatttttcgtaaaaaaaatattcattattctTAAAATGGTATTAGTGGTAATTAAAGAGGAACTAAATTGatttataaaaagtataaaataaatattttttagtaaaactaataaatataaaaaaaatcatgactcAAAAtgtaatattcaaattttattaatgattcatttttcaaaatgtttttatatagTTATTTTAGTTATGAATATTGAAAGggttatatatgatttttcaattttatgttgttgtaagtttatattttttaattttggttctgataaaaaaaaatcatttttaattattgtaagttttttatacaattttagtccctttaacattttattttttcatttatagtttttatgatATAAGTTTGTGTTTATAGAGatcaagattttaaaaaaaaaaacttccaagaactaaaaataaataaaatatctttcaaaaacaaaacttgAAAAAGTGTAAACTTATGATAACTAAAAATGATCAAAAATTTTATAgggaacaaaatttaaaaaatacaaacttacaTGCACcacaaacatatttaaatcttcAGTTAGAGACTACAGATGTTTTTAACTCATTGAATCAATGATTAATTTCATTTACGGTTGGTTGAGGGTTATAGCTAGATAAGAAATTTTGTTAATCCTTTtggtttattcattaatatattaaaataaagtattgatgaataaaatattacatttttcaaaatctattcattaatttattaatatatcactagaaatatatttgaaaaattaaagaggAAAAAACATGATTATTCGTATTATTTTTTCTCCCAGCCATCGAATCCAATTATAGTATTTgtggtaattaattaattaattgtttttaaaaataatcaatgtttttaatattttgaaatgacaataattaaattaaatttaataacattCATGAACCGGTAGAAAAATTGAAATGGTGAGAATATTAAAACTTATTcttgtaaaaatattataactacTGTCaaggaaaatatttattgattaaatgacaataattaaattaaataacattcaTGAACCGgtagaaaaattcaaatggtgagaatattaaaacttgttttataaaaataataactgcTGTCgaggaaaatatttattgattaaatgTTTTCAATTGCTTCAAAAGGTAAGTACAATTAAATGAATTTGGTCGTTAATGAATGtcttttgaataattaaaaaaatttattcaactTTCTGCCgctattaaatgaaaaatattgaattcTTTTTAGAATTCTTTATAAAGTACATATTACAAGAAATAtgacattaaatattatatcaaataattttaataatttttaacacgttctagagagagaaaaacatttttagtttatttattttaggatttTCCATTTTCTCTTGTTTGTGAGTTATAATTTTGAGTGTGTTGGTTTGATTCCGACATTAACATGGGATATTGATTGAGTTTAAAGGGAAGGGGATGCAAGAAAACCAATGCCTTCAAGTTATGAActcaaaaaaaaaggaaaaactttatccataagtttgtttttgttgactTAAACAAAAAGTATGATGATCAGTTAATCACCATGGATGTTAAGGAAAAGGTAAGTGCTTTACACATAATCCACCACTCTGAAAATGAAGGTTGTGAACCAATTGATTAAGTGGATGAATATAATTGGGTTCAAGATGATATCCGAAAATTCATAACAACTTTTACCACTTCAAAGCTAGTAGAGAGTATGTCAAGCAAAAATGTTGATAAATTAGTACAAGTGGAGACTTTGTCGATCGAATGAGGTGGTTTGTCCCCTCCTCCCCCCGACTGGCTGTAAGGGTTTCACATATATGTATGATACCTTATCCTTGAAGTTAGGTGTGAAGTTTTTGTTCTCAAAATTCTAAGGTTTCAGCCTGAGGACATTAAATGTTGCTCCCACACAACTTCATTCTAATAGTTGGACGCTTGTGTAGACTTTCAAAGTGTTGTGTGAAGGTTTGGAACAATAGCATTCCTTGAATGTGTTTTTGTtgttccattttttgttttttgttgtgaAAGGCATGGGAAAGGTTGGCTGGGTTTCTCTAAACAATCGATTTAGAAACTCTTTGTTTCACGCCTTCCTAAAGAGTTATAAAGCCTTAAAgcatagattttttttcaagtgaAAGAGGGAGTTAATCATCCTAACTTGTTTATTGATGTTACCAGTAAGCAAAAATTTCCCTTGTATTGGACCTGCAACCCTATTATACATATTAAAATGGATTAGCAATGGTTAGGAGAAGCTTTGGAGAAGTTTATACAGCAATTGAAGTATTAACTTGTTTTTTCGTGTAACAATCCTATTAAATGTGATGGTAATTATGAATAactcttcattttttatgtatcttcccaaacttttatttttatttgcatttttttgttgTACTGACATTGATTTGATTTAGGTACCGTCACTCCGCTTGGTGTTACATAGTTGAAAGAATTCAAGATGAATAATGTTAAACTTATATGTAAAGTTATGGTCATTGCACCCATTAAGCAACCTGTTATGGTTAATTCATCGCCCACACAATATGGTGAATCAACTAGGAAAAGGATCCGAGAAGGAGTTGAGGACAACTACAATGTAAATTCGATTTGTccaaacaatattttaatgcAAACACATGTATTGTTCCCAATGGTGAAGGAAAATACTGATTGGAGAAAGATGTTATGCGATGTAGAAACTAAAGGAGAAATGCAATCAGTAGGAAGTAGGAAGTCTCCTCTAGAAAAAAGTAATCAATAAGTGTAACATTGTTTTTGACAATTATGAAAAGGTTAAGAACTTAGATCAAATGGGCACGTGAAAAGTGCTTAAAGCTAATTCGAGCTGTTCAATGGTGTCGTCAcaaacaattgaaaaaaatataacaacttTCAGGCACAACAAAAAAAGATGGTCAATTATGTGGGTAATATTAACAAAGATATAACATTGTTTAAAGGAGatgttaataaaaagaaataggaGGTTGAAAGGTTGTCTAGTGAGTTTAAGTTGACTAAGAAAAAGCTAACTAGGT includes these proteins:
- the LOC100783639 gene encoding protein BTR1 isoform X2, which codes for MESTESSYVSSPEGPRKHAASPPPKSPSLDSEEKPTYIRFLVSNSAAGSVIGKGGSTITDFQSQSGARIQLSRNHEFFPGTTDRIIMVSGAINEIQRAVELILSKLLSELHSEDDNDAEPKTKVRLVVPNGSCGGIIGKGGATIRSFIEDSQAGIKISPQDNNYYGQNDRLVTLTGSFDEQMRAIELIVSKLSEDPHYAQSMNSPFSYPGYQGVPYTYVLPSVAPPAYNAVNYRPNGAAGGKLQNSKEERSNSLTMGVADEHIGLVVGRGGRNIMEISQASGARIKISDRGDYVSGTTDRKVTITGSQRAIRTAESMILQKVAYATERGVME
- the LOC100783639 gene encoding protein BTR1 isoform X1; this encodes MESTESSYVSSPEGPRKHAASPPPKSPSLDSEEKPTYIRFLVSNSAAGSVIGKGGSTITDFQSQSGARIQLSRNHEFFPGTTDRIIMVSGAINEIQRAVELILSKLLSELHSEDDNDAEPKTKVRLVVPNGSCGGIIGKGGATIRSFIEDSQAGIKISPQDNNYYGQNDRLVTLTGSFDEQMRAIELIVSKLSEDPHYAQSMNSPFSYPGVYFSGYQGVPYTYVLPSVAPPAYNAVNYRPNGAAGGKLQNSKEERSNSLTMGVADEHIGLVVGRGGRNIMEISQASGARIKISDRGDYVSGTTDRKVTITGSQRAIRTAESMILQKVAYATERGVME